In Tautonia rosea, the genomic window CCCTGAAAGGCCGAAACGTCGTTGACACTGATCCTCAAATCGGGATACGACTGAAGCAACTCCCGGGCCTGATCTTGAACCTCGAACTGACTGACGTCGCGTTCGGAAAGCTCCGGCATTCTTACATAGACCGATGCCTGAGTCACATCCCCCTGCCCCTTGACTTGCTGCCCCGTTGAGAGCGATCCGATCGTCGTGAACAGATTCTTCGAGCCCGGCAATAACCGAATCCGTTGCTCCAGCTCGCGCATCACTTGATCGGTCTGATCGAGGGTGTAACCCTCGGGGGTCGTCACAACCACCTCATACTCACTCTGATCGTCTCTCGGAATGAGCGAAAACCCAGTCGCCATCCCGATGGGATACGTGGCCGCGATCGTCACGATGGCCAGGGCCACGATAGCTCCCTTGTGTCGTAACGACCATCCGAGAATCCAACCGTAGCTCCGATCGACCAACCGATAGAACAGGCCCGCTTTCGATTTCGCCGGCCCCGAATGTCGGACCTCTTCGAGCTTCAAAAACCGGCTGCATAGCATGGGCGTCAGGGTGAACGAGACGAACAAACTCATCGCCACGGCAAACGCGACGACAAACCCAAAGCTCGCGAAAAACCTCCCAACGATTCCACCGATAAAGGCGATTGGAAGAAAAATCACGATCAAGGACAAACTCGTCGCGAACACCGGCAAGGCAATTTCTCTCGTGCCCAGCCGCGACGCCGTCATCCCGTCCATTCCGTCTTCTTCCATGTGTCGGAAGATGTTCTCGTGAACGACCACCGCGTCATCGATCACAATCCCAATAGCCAGAATCAACCCGAGCATGGTGATGTTGTTCAAGGTGAACCCCATCACGTCCATGAACAGGAAGGTGGGGATGATCGAGGTCGGAATCGCCAGGGTGGCGATGACCGTGGTCCTCCAGTCTCGAATGAACATTAAAATAGTTCCCGAGACAAGAATTCCCGCCAGCACGAGGTGAAACTTCACCTCCTCAATGGATTGTTCGATAAATCGAGACTGGTCTCGGATGATTACCGTCTCGATATCAGGCGGCAAGGCTTCCCTGAGTTCGCTCAGCCGCTCCTTGATCTCATGAGCCACCTGAACGGTATTGGTTCCCGACTGCTTCTGTACCACCAGGCTCACCGCATTCTGACCGTCGAGCCTCGCCAGCGATCGTGGCTCCTCGATCGAGTCCTCTGCGCGGCCGATGTCTCGGATGCGGATCGGATACCCACCTCGGGTCGCAACGATCAGGTCGTTGAATTCTTGCTCCGTCTCCAGACGGCCCAGCACCCTCAATATTTCCTCGCGGCTGCCGCGATCGACACGCCCCCCGGGCACCTCCAGGCTCTGCCGAAGCAACGCCGAACGCACATCCTCAATCGACAAATTCAGTGCTGCAAGTGCATCTGTATCGACAATCACATTCATCGCCCGGGTGCGACCACCCAGGAGCGAGATGGCCCCTACCCCGCTGACCGTCTCCAGCCGTTCCTTGATCTGACGACGCGCGATTTCCGTCACCTCTCGGAAGTCGCGCCGGCCGGACACCGCGATCGTCAGAATCGGAATCGAGTCCGTTTCGAACTTCGAAACCACCGGAGATTCAATCCCCTCGGGTAAGATCGGGAGAACCGCGTTGACCTTATCTCGAACCTCCTGTACGCCGACATCGGCATCCTTCGAAAGCTCAAACTGGACCGTAAGAACCGAAATCCCTTCATAGGTCACAGATCGAAGTTCCTCGATACCCGAGATGGTGTTCAATATATCCTCGATCGGTTTCGTGACCGAGGTTTCCATCTCCTCAACGCTGGCGTTCGGCAAGACGACCGTCACCGAGGCCACCGGGAACTCGACATCGGGGAACAGGTCCACCCCGAGTCGATTGTAGCTGACCACCCCGAGCACCACTGGGATCAACACGAGGACCCAGGTGAATACCGGTCTGTTGATGCAAACATCCGAGACGGTCATGACAGTTCCGGCCTCGAAAGAGGGAAAAAGTTCACGGCCCGACTATCCCATCGCATCGTGAGGTGATGACTACCCTTGTTCCAGCAGCCAAGAATCATCTCATCGGTTCTCGTTCGATCGGATCGAGTGTTGGTCCATCGGTGGTGTTCAGGGCAAACGTCTACCAGTTCATCCGTTCGATGGGTCGTCAGCTCCAGGGTCGATCGCTAGCGTGTGTCCTGGGATTCAGGAAGGGCGGTTTCCCCTTCCTCAGTCCCCTCGGAATTCAGGTCTTCACGAGGCACCACCGCGCTGCCGTCTGCAAGCCGGGTCTGGCCGCTGGTAATCACAACGGCCCCCTCAGGCAATCCACCGAGAATCTCGATCATCTCTCCGGACTGAACCCCGGTTCGCACCTGAACTTCATTCACGCGCTCCCCTTCACTCTCCGGATCCAGGACGAACAGCTTCACGACTCCGGCAAAACGGACGACCGCTTCAATCGGGACGAGCGTCGCGTCATCCTCTCTCTGGGTCACGATCCGGGCCTTCGCAAAGCTTCCTGGACGGAGAATCAACTCCTCGTTCGCAACCTCGGCCTCGACTTCGAAGGTTCGACTGACCGGGTCAATCCTCGGATTGATCCGGGAGATGGTGCCACGGAAGGTCGTGTCCGGATAGGACGCGACACGCAACTCTACCGCCTGACCCTCGGACACTCGGGCACCGAATCGCTCCGGGACATTCGCCCGAAGTCGTAAGGGATGCTCCAGGACGAGGTCGTACACCGGATCCCCTGGTCGGAGGAACTGACCCTCCGCCACATACCGCTGGCTAATCGCGTATTGAAGCGCTTCGATCGTCTCCACCCCGGGAGGTAAGACCGAGGGCCTCGGCGCTTCGATCGTCATTTCCCGAAGCACTTCGGTGGCTTGTTCCATCGCCACATAGGTCGACAGCGCGTTGGCGATCACCGTCCGGGCTGTCAGGATTGCGTTGTCCAGCGCAGCTTCGGCAACCCGCACTTCACTCTCGGCATCCTGCAATTCCTGAACGGTCCCCGCGCTTCGTGAGGCAAGTTGCCGTTGGCGGTTGAGCCGGATCTCAGCCAATTCCAGCGTGGCCTGGGCTTGCTTGACTGGAGGGGTGTTCCGGATGATCTGGATCACTTCGTCATTTTCGAGAATCGCTTCCGAGATTCCATACTGCGAGGTGAATCGGTCCGCAACATCCGAGCTAATGCCGAGCTTTACCAACTCTCCAAGGAGCCTTGACCGCGACTCCTCCACCGCAAACCGAGCGTCGACCGGATCCAGCTCGACCAGGGGATCACCCGGATTCACCCGATCTCCCACATCATGCTTCACGGCGATCACTCGACCGGTCTGTTTCGACCCGATCGTCACCTCCTCCCACCCGAGAAGGGTTCCTACCACCTCGATCGACCGCTCGACCGACTGCCGAACGGCCGGCGCTGTCGTGACCACAATCGGCGCGACCTCGGCGGTCGCACCCTCAAGTGACTGATCTCCAACCTCTCCACAACCCGAACCGAGGAACCCCATGATTCCCAGCAACGACGCGACTTGAGCCGAAATTCCCCGTCCGCGCCGAGATACGATCGCGATCATGAATTCCTCAATCAATGAAGGCCTGTCACTCGTTCCCCGTCCCGATGTCGGCTCGACCCGAAGCAAACCCGAACAACAATTCCTCAACCAGGCGACGCGCCAATCCTGCCTCAAGGTTCGCGCCTTGATAGAGATACTCTGCGGTGTAGATGGTAATCAGCCCCTGAACCGCTGCCGCGCATTGCCGGGAACGTTCCTCCGAAATCACTCCGGCTCGCCCGAGTCGGTGAGTGGCTTCATTCAAGAGTTCCGTCATCTGTCTACCAAAGAGAGCCACCTGCGACGACAGACCAGGCGTGTTCGGCCCAAAAAACAACGCATAAAGAAACCTCGCCCGATCCGGCTCCTCCCGACAGAAGGCAAGATGCGCCTCTACCTGATCGACGAGCGCTTCGACCGGATCGCCCGTCCGGTGAACAATGGAGCGCAACTCTTCGAGAAGACTTTGCATCGGTCGCGAAAGGAGTGCCTGGGCCAGTCCTTCCTTGCTTCCAAAGTGGTAGTAGAGCGTCGGCTTGGTCACCCCCGCTGCCTCGACAATCGCTCGGACCGAAGTCGCGTCGAACCCGCGATCCGCAAAGAGGCAAGCCGCGACGCGAAGAATCTCGCGACTCGTATCCCGTTTCTGATCGTCCTCAGCCAATGGACACGAGGGTTCAGACACCACGGCACCTCCACTCCTATACCGAACGGTAAGTAGAGTAATCCAGACTCCAAGACTCGTCAAGAGTGGCCTGATTCCTCTTCAATGCCCTCCTCAGGGTGGCAATGACGGGATCGGCTCGGGTACGCTCATCATTTATTGAGTCAAACCAGCCCTCGTCCCCTGGGTGTTCTCGGGTCAGGGCGATCAACGCACCGTAAGCCCGGACAATTTCATGCATCGACTCGCGATCCGGCCTTATCTGGAAATTGCCGGCCAGCCGAGCCACGAAGATTTGGTCGCGATCAGGGATGAAGGGTTCACCGCTGTCGTCAATCTTCGACGCCCTGACGAGCCTGACCAACCGATCGATCCCTCGACCGAGGGATCCCAGGTCCATGCGCTCGGCATGGATTACCTGAGTGTGCCAATCGGCGGAGAACCCCTCGGCGAGTCGCAGGTCAAAGCCGTTTGTGCGTTCCTCGATCAGCACACCGGTGGCAAGGTTCTGCTCCATTGCAAGCAAGGGGGAAGGGCCGCGGCGATCGCCCTGATCCATCTTGCGCAGGCTGAGCAATGGCCGGAGGACGAGGTGATTGATCGAGCCGCTGCCATCGGCGTGCCTCTTCCTCCGCCGCTTCGAGCAATGATCGAGTCCTACTTCGCCCGATGAATTTTTTCGGAGTTCCAAGATGCCTGTTGTCCGTCGTGTCCTTCCCCTCACCTCGCTCTTCGTGCTCTTGGCGGCACTCACCTCAATTGCCCAGGAACCAACGCCGACTCCCGTTCCGTCTGAGGAATTGCTCAGCGAGCTCGCTTCGGCCCCGCTCGATAATCCCGACCGTGTTCTCCGGCTCAAGGAACTGTTTGCGCAGGCCGGAGCCCCCCCCGAGGCAATCACGCTTCAGGATGTTCCCGGACGCGAACCCGAACAGCCCGTCCTTCAGAATGTCATTGCGACCAAGCCGGGAGAAACCGACAAGGTCATCGTTGTTGGAGGCCACCTCGACAAGGTCCCGGCTGGTCACGGAATCATCGACGACTGGTCCGGCGCCTGCATGACCACCAATTTGTACCAGGCCATCAAGGATCTCCCGACCCGTCACACCTTCGTCTTCATGGGCTTTGCGCACGAGGAGCTTGGCTTGCTCGGTTCCCGGCTCTATGTCCAGGAACTCGGTGACGAAGGGGTTGCCTCCATTCGGGCGATGGTCAATCTCGAGTGCCTTGGCGCCGGCGGGCCGTTCGTCTGGTCCAACGGCTCGAACGATGCCCTGGAAGCCATTGCTCATCAGGTTGCCAGGGACAACGAGCTCCCACTCGAAAGTCACATCATCCGGGGGGTCGGGGCCGATTCCATCCCCTTCGATCAGGTCGGCATCCCCACCATTACCTTCGACGGCCTGCCGCTCGATCGATTCGAGTTGATCCACTCTGACAAGGATCGCTTCGAAAACGTTGACACCAAGGTCTACGAAACCACCTACTCGCTCGTCCTCAACTACCTCCTGGAACTTGACCAATCCGAAGACATCCCGGAAAACAGTCGATAGTCCCTGGCGAACCCTTTTCCTTTCCTTATCCGATTCAGGAGTGAGCCGATGCACGATCATCCCGCACCCGATGGACTCTGCCTCCCCCGCCGAGGCTTCCTGACTGGCGTGGCGGCTCTCTCGGCGCTGGGCGCTCTGAGAGCCTCGGCCCAGGAACCAGGGGCCGCGGTCGATCCTGCCGTCCTTGACGGGCCGCTCGGGATTCCGGGACCCTACCCCGGCCGGGTCATCGAGGTCCGCA contains:
- a CDS encoding efflux RND transporter permease subunit, with product MTVSDVCINRPVFTWVLVLIPVVLGVVSYNRLGVDLFPDVEFPVASVTVVLPNASVEEMETSVTKPIEDILNTISGIEELRSVTYEGISVLTVQFELSKDADVGVQEVRDKVNAVLPILPEGIESPVVSKFETDSIPILTIAVSGRRDFREVTEIARRQIKERLETVSGVGAISLLGGRTRAMNVIVDTDALAALNLSIEDVRSALLRQSLEVPGGRVDRGSREEILRVLGRLETEQEFNDLIVATRGGYPIRIRDIGRAEDSIEEPRSLARLDGQNAVSLVVQKQSGTNTVQVAHEIKERLSELREALPPDIETVIIRDQSRFIEQSIEEVKFHLVLAGILVSGTILMFIRDWRTTVIATLAIPTSIIPTFLFMDVMGFTLNNITMLGLILAIGIVIDDAVVVHENIFRHMEEDGMDGMTASRLGTREIALPVFATSLSLIVIFLPIAFIGGIVGRFFASFGFVVAFAVAMSLFVSFTLTPMLCSRFLKLEEVRHSGPAKSKAGLFYRLVDRSYGWILGWSLRHKGAIVALAIVTIAATYPIGMATGFSLIPRDDQSEYEVVVTTPEGYTLDQTDQVMRELEQRIRLLPGSKNLFTTIGSLSTGQQVKGQGDVTQASVYVRMPELSERDVSQFEVQDQARELLQSYPDLRISVNDVSAFQGGRRAQIFQMNLAGPDLDKLADYAQQLLDRLEAHGGITDLDTTLSLSKPEVRVAIDRERAADLQIPVATIGDSLRVLVGGLPITTFRDGGEQYDVWLRAQPQDRNSPEALENLNLASPTAGLVKLTSLARLESDLGPTEIERLDRERIVTVLGNPTDTMPLGQIVSLSNEILDEIGMEPGYRAVVSGQAKTLEETFVYFTVAFILSTVFMYMILAAQFESWLQPIAILMALPVTVPFGLLSMLLWDTPMDLYAMFGLFMLVGIVKKNGILQVNATNDLRNEGWPRHDAVIGANHLRLRPILMTTVMLVAAMIPIALGQGPGAGSRASMAKVIIGGQMLSLVLALVVTPVFYVYLDMWTNFTRRIGIRFSVHDDGRLRDETPAGVEPSEDSGEVAAMSGPASDRR
- a CDS encoding efflux RND transporter periplasmic adaptor subunit, producing the protein MIAIVSRRGRGISAQVASLLGIMGFLGSGCGEVGDQSLEGATAEVAPIVVTTAPAVRQSVERSIEVVGTLLGWEEVTIGSKQTGRVIAVKHDVGDRVNPGDPLVELDPVDARFAVEESRSRLLGELVKLGISSDVADRFTSQYGISEAILENDEVIQIIRNTPPVKQAQATLELAEIRLNRQRQLASRSAGTVQELQDAESEVRVAEAALDNAILTARTVIANALSTYVAMEQATEVLREMTIEAPRPSVLPPGVETIEALQYAISQRYVAEGQFLRPGDPVYDLVLEHPLRLRANVPERFGARVSEGQAVELRVASYPDTTFRGTISRINPRIDPVSRTFEVEAEVANEELILRPGSFAKARIVTQREDDATLVPIEAVVRFAGVVKLFVLDPESEGERVNEVQVRTGVQSGEMIEILGGLPEGAVVITSGQTRLADGSAVVPREDLNSEGTEEGETALPESQDTR
- a CDS encoding TetR/AcrR family transcriptional regulator, with the translated sequence MSEPSCPLAEDDQKRDTSREILRVAACLFADRGFDATSVRAIVEAAGVTKPTLYYHFGSKEGLAQALLSRPMQSLLEELRSIVHRTGDPVEALVDQVEAHLAFCREEPDRARFLYALFFGPNTPGLSSQVALFGRQMTELLNEATHRLGRAGVISEERSRQCAAAVQGLITIYTAEYLYQGANLEAGLARRLVEELLFGFASGRADIGTGNE
- a CDS encoding beta-lactamase hydrolase domain-containing protein; its protein translation is MHRLAIRPYLEIAGQPSHEDLVAIRDEGFTAVVNLRRPDEPDQPIDPSTEGSQVHALGMDYLSVPIGGEPLGESQVKAVCAFLDQHTGGKVLLHCKQGGRAAAIALIHLAQAEQWPEDEVIDRAAAIGVPLPPPLRAMIESYFAR
- a CDS encoding M28 family metallopeptidase → MPVVRRVLPLTSLFVLLAALTSIAQEPTPTPVPSEELLSELASAPLDNPDRVLRLKELFAQAGAPPEAITLQDVPGREPEQPVLQNVIATKPGETDKVIVVGGHLDKVPAGHGIIDDWSGACMTTNLYQAIKDLPTRHTFVFMGFAHEELGLLGSRLYVQELGDEGVASIRAMVNLECLGAGGPFVWSNGSNDALEAIAHQVARDNELPLESHIIRGVGADSIPFDQVGIPTITFDGLPLDRFELIHSDKDRFENVDTKVYETTYSLVLNYLLELDQSEDIPENSR